The Myripristis murdjan chromosome 17, fMyrMur1.1, whole genome shotgun sequence DNA segment gtggcaaggtaaaacatCAATGCGTTTTTGATAAAGGACTAGCAACACATGTAGTCACAGGTATCCTTTATGGGGCACAAGCCTTCTTTGTATTTGACCATGAGGTGTCTGAAAAGGAGGATCATCAAGACATTGAGGGCAGTCTTAAGACGATGGTCAAAAAGATTCCCGAAATTGCAATTGAAGGTGAAGCTTCCCTGCAAATGAAAGGCATGGACATTTCAAAAGATAAAAAATTCTCCTGTAAATTCCACGGTGACTTTAACCTTCAGAGGAATCCTGTGTCCATTCAGGACGCAATAGAAGTCTACCAGAGTCTACCAACATTACTGGGAGCAAATGGAGAAAATGCCGTGCCAGTGAAGGTCTGGCTGATGCCCCTGAAAAGCTTAGACTCTGCTGCAGCTCGACTTGTCCGTCAGATACGTATTAGATTAGTGACGGAGGCACAGAGCATCCTGGAGGACTTGAGTGAGCTAGAAATGAGGTGCAATGATGCAATAAAAAACTGCACAACCCAACAATTCCCACAGATTGGGAAGAAGCTAAAAACCTTTAAAGAATTGCTCTCTGAGTACAAGCTGGAGTTCCAGAGGACCCTGGCAAAGACACTTCCATCAATCCGGGAAGGAAGGGAAAAGGAGGCTGTGCTTGCAAAGGTGTTGAAAAAGAGACATTCTTCTccattcaacaacaaaaacctcgGTGAGTGGATGAgttgtaaagagagagaaataaacatctTAAAATCACTCACTGACATGATGAAAAACACCAAGATTGTCACATCTCGATATGCACTTGATCAAGAAATCCTCAGTGCtgagcatgctgtgtgctttgcttTCACCTCACTGGAGGATGATGAACCATACCTCTCATATTTATCAAAATACTTAAAGGAAACACCAGAGAGTCCTCAAGAAATCACATTTCAGACTTATGATGCAGAGAAGGATCAATGGTTCTTTTCAAATGAAGTATGGAACACAATGAGGCAAAAAGCTAAGCTCTTCAATGAGTTTGCAGAGGCCAACAAGGACAGCAATATTAGGTTCCTTATAGCAGGTGTAGCAAATGAGACACAGAAAGGCGCGAGCATCCACCTTTACAAAGAAGGCTCTTTGGTCAGTGAGAACTTTGAACCTCCTTCAAAGCctgaaaaaacagcagtaaGTGACACAACCCACAACAGTGTGACAGTGAGGATTTCCCCACCAGGATTCGGAGCAGAACACATCAGCCACTACTCTGTTGAGTACTGTGTCAGTGGAGAATATGACTGGCAGCAATTGACAGTATTGACAGCTGGAGAAGTCACAATGTCCAGTCTGACTCCTAACACAGAGTACTTGTTCAGATGCAGAGCAGTGTGCTCAGTTGGAAAAGGGCCAGTCAGTAAAGACAGTGGTCCCATTACAACCTTACCCACTAGTCCTCCTGGAAAACCTCAAGCTGACTCAAATTCAAGAGAGTTATCAGTTAGCTGGGAGAAACCTGCTGAGATTGGCAAAGGTGTCAACATTTTGAGCTACATTGTAGAGTATGCAACAACAGCTCCTGGGGTGAAACATCAAGAACTTGAATGGAACCAAATGGTTTCACAAGATGAAGAGGCCATCATATCTGGGCTTCAGCCAGAGACAGAGTACGCTGTCAGGGTCAGATGTGATTGTGGTGTAGCTGGTAGAAGCAAGGAAAGCATCACAGTAAATGTGTGGACAAAAAAGAGTGACTTTGTGTGCTTGGCAGAATTCCTCAAACATAAAAGCAAACTCATAAATTCTGCATCACCCTCAGTCTACAAGCTACCTCTGAAGGAAGAAGCTATGGACATAGATGGATGCAGGAGCTACAGTTTTGGCAAAGAAAGCTTTAGGCGAAATCGCACAATAATGGTTCTTGGAGCAGCTGGATCAGGAAAGTCAACTCTGATCAATGGAATGATCAACTACATCGTTGGTGTAGAATGGAAAGATAGTTTCAGATTCAAGTTAACTGATGAGGGTCAGTTGAGATCACAAGCTGAAAGTCAGACTTCTGAAATCACTGTGTACAAAGTCAACCATCAAGAAGGATTTAAAATCCCATATTCATTGACCATAGTTGACACTCCGGGTTTTGGGGACACAAGAGGGATAGAAAGAGACAGGGCGATCACAGAGCAGATCCGGagtcttttctcctctgctgaggGAGTCAGTGAGATTGATGCTGTGTATTTTGTGACCCAGGCTTCTCTTCCACAGCTAAcaccaacacaaaaatatgtgtttgATTCAGTGCTGTCCATTTTTGGTAAAGATGTGGCAGAAAACATCCAGATGCTGGTAACATTCGCAGATGGTCAGAGGCCACTGGTTCTCGAAGCAATTAATGTCTCTGGAGTCCCATGCCCTAAAACAGATGCAGGACTTCCTGTTCACTTCAAATTCAACAATTCAGCTCTGTTTGCAGACAACACATCCATCAATGACAAATCAGATAATGCAGATTCAGATAAAGACATGGATGTTGATAActttgatgaaatgttttggaGCATGGGTGCCAAAAGCATGAAAAACTTTTTCACTGCTTTAGACAAAATACCAATCAAAACCTTGCAGATGACCAAAGAGGTTCTTAAAGAGCGCAAGCAGCTTGAAACAGCCGTTGAAGATTTGCAGCTGCAAGTTAAAGATGGATTAGCAAAACTTGAAGAAATAAAGATTATAAATCAGAAATTTCAAGAACATGAAGCTGCCATCttcagaaatgaaaattttgAGATTGAAGTTGAAATtatcaaaccaaaacaaatccagATTACAAATGAAGGAGAGTATATCACCAACTGCCAACAGTGTTCAATGACGTGCCACTACACCAGTGAAATCCCAGAAGATCAGGAAATGCATCGCTGTCCAGCCATGAAAGATGGCAGGTGCACCGTGTGCCcaggaaaatgtgtttggaCGGTGCATTTCAACCAGAAGTACAGGTGGGAGTATGTTACAGTTAAAGAGAAGCGGACACTGAAAGATCTGAAGGAGAAGTATGAACAAGCTACACAAGCAAAGCTGACTGTTCAGGAAGTCATTAAGAAGCAAGAGCAAGAGATTGCAAACCTTCAAGATGAGATAATGTCCCTCATAGAGGAGTCAGCTCGCTCCATCGCTCGGCTCAATGAGATCGCCTTGAGGCCCAACCCACTGAGCACTCCAGAATACATCGACTTGCTCATTGAAGGAGAAAAGTCAGAGGCCAAAGAGGGTTACCTTGCCCGAATTCAGTCTCTGGAGGCAATGAGAGAAGGAGCAAGAATCATATCTAAAGTATCCAAACGAGGAAAAGGAGGCAGTTTTTGCAGGGTTTCCTGAAGaaattaacagattttttcagATTATAGAGGAGAACACTCACTTGTGGATATTTTTAGTGAAGCCTTGTCATTAGATCAGGAGATCTTCTTATCtgctttacagtttttttcattcgctttacctcctctgtcaactcagaaaccatggcatcaacacagttacagtttttttcaatcgctttacctcctctgtcaactcagaaaccctggtatcaaaacagttaatacataggcctaatgagaggtgctcttcccaaaataacacattttgtttgcaaaaggctcttaccatgacaaaacatttcaaacatgcagcaaaagcacattttgtcaccgcccaatacaacttgcagtcaagtgacataatccagccactcactcacttcatactcaataccaaaatgcaacacacccttttcaggctgagcaggttcaaccttacttttttcctgtgtgtattgcagtcatatttttgacaatttacatagttacatattgtaaagcaagtagcaaaatccaatatttccctcaaacaactcaacttctgcccaaatgagtagattccttcaatcagctctactgcactgtaacacagctgacagcagaatacaaaatacagacatcagtttgaacaaggttctcctgtgagctacacattcaaatgtgaacttacagtaaagaattgcatccaaactcagaaagactttgaagtgaaattttactgtattgatggcaaaaactgaaatacggtaagtcacatacagtattacacagaaaacctcaaaggagttgaaaaaaaaatacagaatacaatttataggccccttttttgtaggtgcatcctgattgattggtgaatggtgatttgtggaaagggcagtgatgcaggtgcactagtgatttcacagtgatgcaggttatttctatcagctgtgagcagatgttttgcttttgactaccacagtgaagtcaacggagtcagggccatgtaaatgacacatgtgagaagtgttgtgcaaaagagcctgaaaaatgtgtgaatccaatgaaaaggtatgaacacatttgcaaaagaaaacttctgctgtggtttggaggtgaagatgacgacaaagtggatcctaGTTTCATTAgactggaaaaagcgattgaaaaaaactgtaacttacagtaaagaactgcatccaaactcagagagactttgaagtgaaattttactgtattgatggcaaaaactgaaatactgtaattcacatacagtattacacagaaaaactcaaaggagttgaacaaaaaaatacagaatataatttataggccccttttttgtaggtgcatactgattgattggtgaatggtgatttgtggaaagggtagtgatgcaggtgcactagtgatttcacagtgatgcagctcatttctatcagctgtgagcagatgttttgcttttgacctccacagtgaagtcaatggagtcagggccatgtaaatgacacgtgagaagtgttgtgcaaaagagcgtgaaaaatgtgtgaatccaatgaaaaggtatgaacacatttgcaaaagaaatcTTCTTCATTATCATGACACACACTGTCATGATAATAGACACTCTCAGAGGGAATCGTGGCTCCAGGGAGCAAAATTAATCATAACACCTGTCCAGATGCTGGaattaaaacagttttaatcAGTTCTCGTAATTTCATGTGTGAGAATGTTTTTCTAGGTTACGTCTTTTTGAGTGTGTCCAGTGTGGAATTTGTTGTCAAGTTCAGTTCATACAGATTGTTCATCCTGT contains these protein-coding regions:
- the LOC115375657 gene encoding uncharacterized protein LOC115375657 — protein: MGQMFGKTIDRETIELSALGRPFSLGMLYDCRKDSLIPGMTLWDPDVLEKNIRERPQPNSEFEIVASESLEDKSSALNVQASLKISFLSGLVEVGGSAKYLKDNKISKNQARVTLTYKTTTKFQELSMKHLGSGKVKHQCVFDKGLATHVVTGILYGAQAFFVFDHEVSEKEDHQDIEGSLKTMVKKIPEIAIEGEASLQMKGMDISKDKKFSCKFHGDFNLQRNPVSIQDAIEVYQSLPTLLGANGENAVPVKVWLMPLKSLDSAAARLVRQIRIRLVTEAQSILEDLSELEMRCNDAIKNCTTQQFPQIGKKLKTFKELLSEYKLEFQRTLAKTLPSIREGREKEAVLAKVLKKRHSSPFNNKNLGEWMSCKEREINILKSLTDMMKNTKIVTSRYALDQEILSAEHAVCFAFTSLEDDEPYLSYLSKYLKETPESPQEITFQTYDAEKDQWFFSNEVWNTMRQKAKLFNEFAEANKDSNIRFLIAGVANETQKGASIHLYKEGSLVSENFEPPSKPEKTAVSDTTHNSVTVRISPPGFGAEHISHYSVEYCVSGEYDWQQLTVLTAGEVTMSSLTPNTEYLFRCRAVCSVGKGPVSKDSGPITTLPTSPPGKPQADSNSRELSVSWEKPAEIGKGVNILSYIVEYATTAPGVKHQELEWNQMVSQDEEAIISGLQPETEYAVRVRCDCGVAGRSKESITVNVWTKKSDFVCLAEFLKHKSKLINSASPSVYKLPLKEEAMDIDGCRSYSFGKESFRRNRTIMVLGAAGSGKSTLINGMINYIVGVEWKDSFRFKLTDEGQLRSQAESQTSEITVYKVNHQEGFKIPYSLTIVDTPGFGDTRGIERDRAITEQIRSLFSSAEGVSEIDAVYFVTQASLPQLTPTQKYVFDSVLSIFGKDVAENIQMLVTFADGQRPLVLEAINVSGVPCPKTDAGLPVHFKFNNSALFADNTSINDKSDNADSDKDMDVDNFDEMFWSMGAKSMKNFFTALDKIPIKTLQMTKEVLKERKQLETAVEDLQLQVKDGLAKLEEIKIINQKFQEHEAAIFRNENFEIEVEIIKPKQIQITNEGEYITNCQQCSMTCHYTSEIPEDQEMHRCPAMKDGRCTVCPGKCVWTVHFNQKYRWEYVTVKEKRTLKDLKEKYEQATQAKLTVQEVIKKQEQEIANLQDEIMSLIEESARSIARLNEIALRPNPLSTPEYIDLLIEGEKSEAKEGYLARIQSLEAMREGARIISKVSKRGKGGSFCRVS